A stretch of DNA from Carettochelys insculpta isolate YL-2023 chromosome 18, ASM3395843v1, whole genome shotgun sequence:
ACTAGGTAGTCAAGACCGCCTGAAAGAGAAGGGAAACTCAGATTCAGGTGAAGTTATGTGCATTTGTTCTGGGATCAGGGTGGATGCAGTACACTGCCCTCTGTCCCCTCCAAGATAGCAGCTGTTCTGAATCAGAGTCCTGCCAGCATCAGGAGATCTGCACTGGGATCTACACACATTGTCAAAAAGATTTCTGAGGTGGACCTGGACTTActgccagtgaagtcaatggctgAACTCCCACAGCCTTAAAAGGAAATGGAACTGGACTCTGGTATTGTTAGCCTGGGTCCCAAGCTAGCTCCCACTCTTTGTTCCCAGAGTTGGGATGCACAGCAGCTGTTCCCATAGCTCCCAGCTGATGCTCATGATGGCTTTGGTGTCAGGGCCTAACGGAAACCACTCACAACTCCATCCTGCTCATACACCTTCAGAGCCATCTCAGGCACATGCAGTCAGGTTCTGCTTTTTCCTCCAGTATGTAAACTGCTGGAGGCCTACCCCACCCTCACTTCagactttccttctcttctctccaTTCATCTGACCTAGCACCTACTGTGTGTCTGATTTGCTTGCAGCTACTCACTGCATACTCGAGTGCACCGTTTTGAGAAATAGTGCTTAATTCCATTTGACATGGAACACAAGTGGCTTGGTCTGAATCAGTAGCTGTTGATTAAAATAAGCTCCTTTTCTCAACATCTATGATGGCATAACACTAACTGCTGTTCCACTTCCCTGTGAAGCTGCCCTGCTACCACTGTGGTTTAGTGCAGGGATTTCCGAGCAGGGGCACAGAGAAGTCCTCCTTTTGTGGAAGACCAGTGAAGCTAGTCACTCTGGAATTCTCTGCATTTCCACTGCCAGTTGAAGTAATTAGTTATGAGAAAGAGAGCTCCACTAGCCCTATGGGAAGTTGGTGTTTGGGAATCCGCATGGCGGGGCCAGCCCCTAGATTTTTTCCTGTTAGCAGAAGAATGGAGCTGCCTCTTTCAGGGAATAGCAGCACCTATGATTGGAGTAGATGACCCAGCAGAGGTCTGTCTCCTTCCCTGTCTCAGGAGGGCAAAGAAAAGGAGGGAAAAGATGCAAGTCTTACCAAGTTTGTTTCTGGCTTCTTCAATGACATTCTGAGCTGAAACCAAGTTGTTCATGTCTGCCACCACATGCCTGGCAGAACTTGCCCCCAGTTCCAGACACTTCTGTGCCACCTGAAGAGAAAAGAGCAGCTTTCAGCAAAGAACTGGACACTGCAGGAGACTTCTGCGTAGCAGCTGTTTCATAACACAGAGTAGAGTGTAGAGTTTTCTGCTTCTGTTTGCCCCAGGCTAATGGATGGGACATGAATTCGGTCTTGCATGAAGTAGAAGGAACCGAAGCAGCTGAAACATCACATTGGGCTGAGGAGCAAAGAAGTGATGATTTGCAGCAGCATGCTCAAGGCCATAGCCTGGCCTCCAGTGTGAACACAACTTCCCCTGAGGGAAGAGTTGTATGCGAGTGGTGGGCCAACGTGTCCTGCGTTTGGCTACCCCTGTACCTGCTGTGTGGGATTGGAGAGTGGGTATTAGAGAAGCCCAAATGTTCTATTTCACCACCCACTTGGGTTGCCTTCCTTTGGAGTCTTACCTCCTTGAGCTGCTGATCCCTCCTGGCAGTGAGGAGCAGATGGGCTCCCATTCGTGCAAACTCATAGGCTATTTGTTCTCCGATGCCAGTGCTTGAACCAGTGACCAGCACACGCTTCCCTCGCACAATGTCTGGAGGTTTAAAAAGCTGTTAGGAAATCACCCCACTGGTTCCCCATGATCCTAGCCATCAGGGAGCCCAGGACTCCAACACTTATTCTCTAAATCCCAGCAATTTATGCCATTGAAGAGGATCTGTCTCTTCATCGGCAATACGAAGGGAGTGATACTCTAGCAGTACAGTTAGTCCATGTAGTTCTGAGTCCTGGCACTATATTGCTTGTATAGCTGGGGAGTTGTTACACCTTTGCTCAGCCTGACCTGTTGCAGCAGAGACCACTTGTGATATGGGCTTGTGTGGAATTGGACAAATTAGGGAAGGAAGGAACCTATtgttccccccatccctctccctaCCAATCCAGGATATGGTGCATTTATTAGGGTTGCTTTAAATACCCCAAATGATGGTGCTTTCACCATTTCTCTTGGAAGACTATTTCACTGGCTAATGCTTCTCTTTGCAAATGTGGCCTTGCCCACTATTAAAGAAAGCATGTTCTCCCAATGCATTGCTCCTATGGTAGTTTCCAGTTCCCAGAGGGAGCTTATGGAAAGCACCAAAAAGTTGGATCTTGCACTGTGTCAGGGCTtccagaaaaaaatcattaaccAGCCAGAGAAGTTCTATGTCAGGTCCCAAATAAATGATAacctgactaaacatttcctttctgtttACATAGCCTTGCTctgattatgatgtggccaggCTCTTTACTGGATTCATCAACatttttggtctctctctctgctccagtcACAGAACCTAGACAAaaacccctcagactgcaattgttgaCAGTTgaaaagaatttctcttcctcccattggcttacctggctgccGCCCCCCTATCCCCAGACCCTCTAAGAGTTAACCCTTTACAGTTATTCATTCATGACACGCTGGCTCCTTGTAGAAAgaagtattttttccttttcctgataTTTGGGTTCTGCAGCCTCCGGTACAAGGTTATTTCAAGCCCTGGTTTGTCTTTGCTATGCAGAAACAGTGTTCCTCCTATATCAGCCCCTGGAGAAATCTGATGCAGCTGCTACAAGCTTCCTTTGTTATAGTGGGTCCTTAGTAAAGTACTTGGCTTCTCTAGGGCATTGGTGGGCTCGTTTTCATCACCATTTTGCCTTATCTAAATTCACTGGGGTGATTGCCCTTACAGTGGAGACTGAGCCAAACACTCCCCACTCTACTACCTCCATTTTACATTGGCTCTTCTCTCTGTTCGCCTCTATTTTTTCTCCAGCTCCAACATCCCACAAGCCTCTTACATAGATCATTGGCATAGATCTAGTTTAGTTTTAGAAGTATATTCAATTGCTTTGGGTGCTGAGAGTAGTCACCAAATGGGGATCATCTTTTCCCTTAACTTTGAGCTGCGAAAGTGCCACAAATTTCTGTCCTGATTTCAGTTGTGCTTTTGGCTAGCAGGGAaggatctgatctgatctgatctatTCACCCCTAGGCGCTTGCTGTTCCAGGGGTGTGAATTCCCTGGAGGCTCTCCAGGTTTGCTTACCTGCAGATAGGGTTTCCTGGCTGTAGAAATAATAAGCACTTAGACCAACAAAGAGGGAGAGGAGAACCCGGATTGCAGCCATGGTATCACCTCTGTGCCTGGACACTGGAGTCAATCATTAAACCCAGCAGGTGCTTTTATGTCCAAGTAATAAGCAAGGGAGGGTCACAGTCTAATTTTAGCCTGTGCCACTGCCTGGAATTTCTTACCTGCCTCACATTGGAGCATTGCCTCACCTCCTTCCTGCCACCAGTTTGGGTATGCACTGGATCAGCAATTTACTTGTTCAATGTGGATCAGATCACGTCTTGCAGAGTCCAGGGGTGCCATCTCTTCCGAGCAGCTTCCTGCTGACTGGGCTTGAACTATATGGACCATGTGAATTGTTTCCTGTTGGAGGGAAACAGTGACTTGTCTTTGCAGTGGGAGAGGATATCCTGAAAGCTGCTGCAGACTGTTAGCAGCCAGCCATTTGAATGCCCTCTGACTGGACCTTCTCAGCAGGAGGATTTtgagggatgggagggggaggttAGAGTGAGACAAAGGGTGATTGTATGTCCATTTTAGCCAGACAGTCCCCTTTTAAGCTCTGTCctgacttctttttcttcttttttattttaataaaaggaTATGTTTCTCCTGTGTACTCTTCCCAGCTAATCAGTTGGCAAGAGCAAACAAAAAGATAACCAGTTTAACAAAAAAGTCAGGTATGCGCccaagggcaggggtggggaactttttTTGGATCAGGAGCCGCTGACCTACAGAAAACTCAGTCAGGGCtgcataaaagtgagaagcaaaaaacaaaaacaaaaaaacaaaccgcAAAACCCTCACTGTTGTGGCTCCTGACACCTCATTCCCCAGGGGCAGAGAGGGTGGAGAATAGGGGACTGagattcagggcttcccccaggccagattagcTATTCTAGGGCCTGGGGTAGGACCAAAAATGGAGGATTCAGGGTTCAATATGCAGGAAGGGTCTgcctgggagcaggagtggggtctgggcagatgggagggggcagaaacaGGCTGGGcctgggtgtttggggtctgggtggccaggaacaggctgagggtggaggtctgggtgggaggcaggttcaggagtaggctggggtttggagatctgggtgggaggcaAGGTGCATAAATGGGCTAGGAGCAGTGGTTGGGACATTCACAAGTGGACTgaaggtgaggggtctgggcacaagggaggtgtaggagcagggtggggatgagggggtctgggcaagaggaaggtgcaggagtgggctggggctgggggttctgAGTGATGGGGGTTGTTTACCTGCAtatgctgccacctcctcccccagcggGGGGAACAGCTGCCCAGAGAAATGCCTTGGAGAGGCTTTCCTCCacagctctgattggccagaattccagccaatcagagcaggggGAAGGCTCTCTCCGGGATGTGCtgagctgccattcccccagctgagagggaggaggagtggcGGTGggagagctgcttcctgccccctccaggatccagccccagcttgcctgacacTGGTGTGCGAAGCTCAGGGCCCCACCACATGCCACTCCACCTTCCCCTCCAACTGCAGATGGCTTGAGGAggtcagccccagctgcaggaggcagggagctTGGAGCTCAGGGGGTCAGCCTCAGGCTTGTATCAGGGGTAATCTCTGGTGACcctgcacatggggctgggggagctcaggTGAGCCCCAGCCATCCAGCTTTTACTTTAAGAAATAGGGTCACTTTAGTGAGACACAAAGAACATTGAGGCCACCTTCTTTGTACCAACTGACTGGGTGGGTGAGGAGGGAGGGTCACTGAAATGTATTGTGTTGGTTCTTGTGCTCATCAGCACAGTATCTGGACTGTGTGTCCTCCCAGAGTGGATCAGTAATGCAGTGTGTTAACACCCGCCACTTGTCATTTGGTCTCTCATCCTCTCTGCGCAGGGAGAATTGTGTGCAGTGGAGAGTCTTGTTTTGGCAGGTTTGCTTTTTAAATAACTGTACACATTGCCCTACGTTTGCGAAAGATGGCTGGCCAAAGAAATCTTGCACTTGGAGTGGCAGGTGGTGTGGCATGCAATGGATCTTAGTTCCTGAGGGAGTTACTTCCATAATCTTGGACCAGCTCCTGAGAAAGTTCTGCCTCACGCAGGCAAGCTTTTACCTTAATGGCAGAGAGATCCATTGAGCCAGAGAAACACACAGAACATTTCCAGCGAAAAGCCACTGCCTCCCTCAGAATGCTGCCCTCGTGTGTGGCACACTGCAGACTTTTTCTCTCACAGGTTCTCCACCATAACGGAGTGAGAGGAGGGTCGGGAAACGCTCTCCTGCTTGATACTCATCACCGCTATAAGacacgaggggtcctgtggcaccttatagactaacagaaatgtacgagcatgagctttcatgggcaaagacccacttcgtcagatgcaggtcactagtctataaagtgccacaggacccctcgttgcttttgcagatccagactaacacagctacccctctgatgctatAAGACAGGGAGGCTGGAGTCAGAGTCTGGCTCTTAGTTCAGACAGAATTAATTGTGAATGATAATTGCAAAACAGCCTTGATGAGAAAGAGATGGGCACATCAGAACTGCATGGGCTGAAGCTGCAGCCTTTCTGTTGAAGGTCTGCTGTTAAGGGAAGATTAAGACTTACGGCAAATGTTAGTTTAGTCCATCCTGAGATTGAAGTGgcacacacacccacagcagGGGACAGTTTGGTTGTGTAAGCAAGGAAAGCTGGCTGAGTTGTTTGGATTGTAATACTTGGGAGAGATGCAGAGAAGCAAGTCTGAAGCTTGTGCACACCACCCTGTGCTTGCCATTAGAGGGATGCTCACACTTGTGGATCATAAATGCCAGCAGACAAGAACAGACAGCTCAATAGTGTGGTATCCTGCTTCTAACCATCAGAGGCGTATCACCTGGGAGTCATAATATACCTAACATCTGATACTCAACCATTGCAGGACAGAATTCAGGTGCTCAGGGACTGTCTTGAAGCAGGGCAACTGCTGGCCCTGATAAGTATTCCCCTAGCCAGGGCGTCTGCTGATGCCATTCTTACTCAGAGAAAGCATGttcctattttaaaatgcagtggGTCTAACTGGCAAAGTTGTTAGCAAAAATGTGTATGTAGTTACTGAGGTTCCACTTGCATTTCAGGTAACTGCACATGGCAAGAGCTAGTTGTGTGTCTTTCTAGCCTTTACATGCACAGATAggaaatactaacagagaggaagccgggctggtctatacactatcaaaacaaaaagcagtcaagtagcactttaaagactagcaaaatacgaaagctcacctaataaactattttgctagtctttaaagtgctacttggctgctttttgtttagataggAAATACGTGTGTTTGCCTCTGGTGTTTTGAAAATCACACTCCCTAGACTAGAATAGCCTATAATGATGTATTGATATATTGTAGCTGTGTTTCATTTTTATGTGGTGGTGTAGctttgttggtcccaggatattacagagacaagGTAAGTGTGGTAATAGCTTGTATTGGATCAACCTGTTTTGGTGAGAGGGACAGTCTTTTGAGTTTACCAAGATCTCTTCTTCctcggactaacacagctacaacaactcTTTATGCCAGTCTCTATTTTCTATAGTCATAAAAACTCAAGCTACGTCGGTCACAGAGTACGAGTGCATATGGGGGTGTGGGTGTATGCACACTGCTTGGCATTCTTGccacagctcagagccaggcaggATGGGTGGCTAAACAAGATCAATGGGTTTGGGGAGATACAGGACCAACAGGAATGTCACTGCACTAGACTAAACCCCAACAAATCAAAACTGATTTAACTCTGGGCATTCCTTGGGGGTCTCCATGGCACCAGGATTTTGTTCTCTTTCAGAAGGAAAGTGTCTTTAAGCAGGGAGTAATCAGGGCCTTTAAGAAGAATGTCTTCTCTGAATGTACTACTGGTGAAAGCTGCTAGGTTGACAGGCCTGGATGGCAAAATCCTCTGTCCCTAGATTCACTGTCCTACTAGCATTTCTCCACATTAGCACGGAAGTACAGCTATGCAGGGTGGGAGAAGGTCAGtggaaggggagcagggggaggggagatagACAGTCACCCACTAGGAATTTGACCGGGACCCTTCACATTTATTTCCTGTGGGCCACAAGCAGCCACCATGGGCTGCATTAGGGCAGCTGATCAAGGCTCTCTTGCCAAGCCCTGAAGCATCCAGTTCCTCTCTGGGGTTGATTGTTAAATGCATGGCCTCACAAGAACTGAACAACCACCTTGCGCCCTGCCTGCCTCTCTGGGCAGTGAAAGCTGCTGCTGTGAAATGCTTTGgaggtgtgtttttgttttctgttctcaTAGCTGCAAAGGCTGTGAAAGTGCGATGTGCGAGGCAAGTGGCTGGGAAGAAGCAAGCTCTGGAGGGGGGATTCTGCCCTTcccaggccagggcttctggctccatCGCTCTTCCCAAGTTCAGCATGCCCAGGGTCTTTGGACCTTTTCCTGAACAGATGAGCAGACAGGTTTGTACTTGGGTCTTCCGCTACTGTGTTCCTacgcatcccacttctgacatcTCCTCAAGCCAGGCTTGTCCTCCAGGCTGACTGGGGTCACTGTGCTACCCTCACGATAGCCACACATTCCACCTACTCCAGGCTGAAGGCCTCTTTAGTGTGGAGTTAACACAGACCATGGGCATTAATACAGGGCCTCTGATCGGAGCAGGAAGTCAGGCTCTCCCAGTCGGAGGATGTTCTCTCCTAGTAGTTACTCCATTCCCAGTCCCTGGCCATGGGGAGCTCACAGCTACCCTATCTCCTACCTACCCAGCACGGGCCCTGTAAAGAATGCTCATCTTTGGAGGCTCCCAGCTGTAGcctttcccagcagcagcactgagtttTGGGTTAGCTAGAAACGCTTCTTGAGTCATTGTCTAATGAGTACTTCTGTTTCCAATAGATGGACAGAGCGACAGCTTCAAACACTGACCTGAAGCACCTTTGGGCTGGCGTGTCGACAATGAACCAAAAGAGGTTTGAGGCGTTGGGGAGGCTCAGTACTGGCTAGGAGAGAGTGAGAAAGCCAGGAGGAGAGGAAGCATGTCCCCATTTCCTTGGCGTGATGGTGTAAGGGGAAGTGAACCTGTGATGCAGGTGGAGGGAGGCAGGCACTTGTCTGGTGTAGGATGTACACACCCTTGGTGCCTTCAGCCCGTGTAATGCTGTTTTGCCGACAGCCTCGTTCGTGTGGTGCAGGGATCTCTTCCCTCTAGTCTGTTCCTATAGGACTCTGTCATCTCCCCACTCAGGTTCCCCTTGTCCTCAGAGAACCAGAGTGAACGGGGCACTGCAGAGTTTGGCTGTGGTGAATTTTAACTCTCTTCCTGGATGCCTTCTTTCCAACAGCATGGTCGATCTGCATCCTATAGTGCTGAACCCTAGCGGCTTTCATGCCTCCCTCCAGGCTGGTAAGCACATCAATAAGCTGAGGTACACCAGTTTCTCCAGGTAAGTCTCATTAGTTACCTGCTCTCTCAGCGCCAGATTCTGCGTTCCTTGTTCTTTCCGTGTAGCACAGTATTGCACAAGCAAGCCCACTGAAGTGGCAGCTGGTGCTGCTTCATGTGAAAAAGGGATGGGACTGTGGCCCTTGAGGAGGGGCCTCTTGGCTCACTGTGGGGTGTTCTTTTGGGAGAAGGAAAGGGGAATTTGGCTCTGACCATATTCTCCCTGAAGTCAGTGATAACATAGCTTCTGCTCCTGCAGTGCTGGATCAGGTTCAGCAGAAAGGAATGCCTTTGACTCAGCCTTATTGTGGTCAAGAACCTCCGTAGGGAGGAAAAGCTTATGATTCGTCACATAGGAGTGCTAacaaatgaagcactgcagtTTATAGGACTGACTGTCATGATCAGATGCTTACTTTGGAGTAGGTGGAAAGCCAGGGTTTTGTGCAGTTATACACCATAATACACCATGCAGGTAGGTTTGACCACTGGGAATTCATTCCAGACCATACTGTTGCTGTGTTTTTATATGTATATCATGTAAACAACTGGATGATTGTGACTTCACCTAATTTATCAGTAATGCCTGAGGGGTGCTGTGGCTTTCACCAGTGCTCAGGTGCTTGTACTGAACAAGTACGGACAGGTATTAGCCACCCATCACATTACTTCTCCCTGCCAATCCTCACTGGAAATGTTTTCTTGTTCTAGGCCTCCTGGGACCTGTCCCAAACCTTCTCCCCAAAAGGCATGCCCTGACAACATGAAATCCACACCCTCTGTTTTTGACACTCCCATGCTGTCCAAGTTTCAAGGAGGCTCAGAAGATGACATAGATAATGAGAAACCTGGCCCCAGTGCCCCTCCGAAGGGGGCATAATTGTCTCTTCCTGTACGGAATGCTGCTATGAGAATAAAAGTTTCATGCGAGCGCtttggttgtgggtgaggacacTGCTGCGTAGAAGCCTTGGTGATGGTACAAAGGGAATAGCTGATTGATTGCTTGGGAAGCTTTGACTGGTGGGGCAATTCTAATAGGCCAGAGCTGGCATGATGCTTGTAAGCATCAACAAACAGACCTGTGATTCATTCCAAAAGAGATGCCTTTTAGGGAGACTTGGTCATCTGAGGGAGGGGGCATTAAGCTACATCAATTCAGATGGCATGTGTACCAGGGTCTGCTCCAGCTTATTAGTTACAGCTGTCCTGGTCTGGATTTGAACAATGCATGAGCAGGGAATGGCTCTGTGACActtgcccaggcctccttactttGCTCCTTGGCGGGGCAGTGCCCTTTCAGCAAGTGAGCACAGCTGCCCTTGCCCTCTGTATTCATCATTATTCTTTTCGGCAGGCTACTATACGAAACTCAGCTTTTGAAGGTGGGACTGGAGCATTTTAATCTTCATCCTGAATGGAATCTTAAGAACTCACCACAACACTGGAGGGGCTTAATATAGCCTCTAATACAGCAGGTCAGCTCAAAGGCCCAATGTTCATCCAGTTCTCACTTCTGCCTCTCAACCTCTGTAGTGAAAAACATCTTAAAGGAACAACAAAAATTGGTTGCTTAAAAGAAATGGATCTTTTCTTAATGATGAGGCAAAATGAGGGCTAGGGATGCTTTGGAGCAGCCTATTTAGACAGACGGTTCTGTCATCAGGGTGGTCACTTGTGCAGGTGTCTTTGTATTACTCTTTTGCTTCATCTAACGCTAATCATTTCAGCTGGAATTTCTGAAATGGAAGAATGATTCTAACACAGGCATGAACTTGACTGATTcataggagggaaaaaaaattccaaagcAGCCACATACATCTTGTAAACAACTTCTTATTTAATTAAACTGAAAATCTCCCAACTGTGCATTACGGAGAAGATAATAGTTTAGTTGGATGCAGGTCTGGTCAGACTGATTCAGTGAAACTCCATCAATTTCCCAGTAATTTTTGTAAAGAAGGTTCAAATAGGAGCTGCCAAGCTGTACAGTACTTCCCTCTGGCCCACTAATGTTCAGCCTTCACCCTGCTAGGGGGTGACTTGTTCAGCTGATAGACTTCTTTGAGGGGCAGATTATCTcaagaaagcagctgcatttaGTAGGTGCCCTGTTCTGCTGAAAACTTTCTTTTCCAGtacacattcctcccagctctgggagtgcAGCGTTCCCACTTCACTGGGCCTGTCCTATGCCCTCCCCTCTCACCTGCTTGTGTCATTAGATCCCCCAGCTGTTAAAACCCTCTTCAGCTCCATGTCCCACACCCATTCCAATTTGTCTAATCTCTTCTCTGAACTCCTGTTCCCCAGCCTTCCTCTTGGTGCCAGATATAAGAAAAGGGTCTTGGTTTGGAGGTACAAAAGTCTCATCACCTTTTCCCCGCACTGCACACTGATAGCAAAGCAGAGGCACAGTAGACTCTTAAGGACACGTAGGGCACTAAAGGTAGAGAGAACATCGTATCAGATGCTCCCACCCCTTGGCTTCCAGGTAATGGAGACCACGGCTCAGTGCACGAAGCTGATCTAATTGGACCAGATGATggcttgctgccctctgctggtttCATCAAAAGATGCATTCTTGGATCTCACCCTTTGTTAGCTTCCTGGGTTGAAACAGCTCCTCTTAAAAGACGATAGTTCAATAAGTACCTGAAAATGTGAGGAAAACAAATGGCTTTATATTGATTATTAATTGTATTACCATAGCATTTCAATGGAACTTGATGCTTTAAAAATCAGTGCCCTGATTAGTTATGGGCAGTCCTACCAGAGAGAGTCTTTGCATTAACCACGTCCTGTAAACTTTGTACTAAAAATCACAGTGCACAATGGGCCTTGTTGGTAAgtcactgttttttttaaatgttctgacACAAAGTTTCACCAAGATGCTGATCAGCCAGTCTGACCCTGAAGCTGCTACCTGGGGGCTTTCTGCTAACTGCCTTGGTACAGTAACTATCAGACTGGGAACCAAACAAACCAGAAAACTAAAGAAACAAGACTGAAAATTCCCCTGATCCCATTCTCTGGGAGGATTAACAGCCTTGGAGCCATTCTCaaacccacagaagtcaatg
This window harbors:
- the LOC142022472 gene encoding uncharacterized protein LOC142022472, with translation METLDEFDNEYPLSISFCKLISPEDFEAQSLSYTEQCLQELYTNMEQCPGICERVMRKQKQMEKEAAGLASYLKAKFFWTLQGEMNYCNSMGIAEMQEKVMQLKRDMQKVNNYAQAAKAVKVRCARQVAGKKQALEGGFCPSQARASGSIALPKFSMPRVFGPFPEQMSRQMDRATASNTDLKHLWAGVSTMNQKSMVDLHPIVLNPSGFHASLQAGKHINKLRYTSFSRPPGTCPKPSPQKACPDNMKSTPSVFDTPMLSKFQGGSEDDIDNEKPGPSAPPKGA